One Xiphias gladius isolate SHS-SW01 ecotype Sanya breed wild chromosome 13, ASM1685928v1, whole genome shotgun sequence genomic window carries:
- the LOC120797910 gene encoding ras-related protein ralB-B-like, with amino-acid sequence MASGKNKNQTSLALHKVIMVGSGGVGKSALTLQFMYDEFVEDYEPTKADSYRKKVVLDGEDVQIDILDTAGQEDYAAIRDNYFRSGEGFLLVFSITEHEAFTATSEFREQILRVKEEEAIPLLLVGNKSDLEERRQVSADEATAKASEWGVQYVETSAKTRANVDKVFFDLMREVRKKKMSESKDKNGPSGKKKKKHCCIL; translated from the exons ATGGCCTCCGGCAAGAACAAGAACCAGACCTCTCTGGCTCTCCATAAGGTGATCATGGTGGGCAGCGGCGGCGTGGGAAAGTCCGCCCTCACCCTGCAGTTCATGTACGACGAG TTCGTGGAGGACTACGAGCCCACCAAGGCCGACAGCTACAGGAAGAAGGTGGTCCTGGACGGCGAGGACGTCCAGATCGACATCCTGGACACGGCGGGTCAGGAGGACTACGCCGCCATCAGAGACAACTACTTTCGCAGCGGAGAGGGCTTCCTGCTGGTCTTCTCCATCACGGAGCACGAGGCCTTCACGGCCACATCCGAGTTCAG GGAGCAGATCCTGcgggtgaaggaggaggaggcgatCCCTCTGCTCCTGGTGGGGAACAAGTCGGACCTGGAGGAGCGGCGGCAGGTCTCTGCTGACGAGGCCACGGCGAAGGCGAGCGAGTGGGGGGTCCAGTACGTGGAGACCTCGGCTAAGACGAGAGCCAACGTGGACAAG gtGTTCTTTGACCTCATGCGGGAGGTTCGTAAGAAGAAAATGTCtgagagcaaagacaaaaacgGACCGAGCggcaagaagaagaaaaagcactgCTGCATACTTTAA
- the faimb gene encoding fas apoptotic inhibitory molecule b has protein sequence MLSGDLVAVWEVALSDGVYRIEFAHGTTTGKRIVYVNGQEVIKKDWMFKLVGKETFTVGGANTKATINIEAISGFAYEYTLEMDGRSLQKFVDNRAKTTKTWLLQVDGEDCRVVLEKDTMDVWCNGQKMDTMGEFVDDGTETHFSLGAHECCIKATSSGKKRSGIVHYLLLDGEKIPASTQ, from the exons ATGCTGAGCGGAGATCTGGTGGCCGTGTGGGAGGTGGCGCTGAGTGACGGCGTTTACAGGATTGAGTTTGCTCATGGCACCACCACCGGAAAACGCATTGTTTACGTCAACGGCCAG GAAGTCATCAAGAAAGACTGGATGTTCAAGCTGGTTGGAAAGGAAACCTTCACAGTCGGGGGGGCGAACACTAAAGCCACCATAAACATCGAGGCCATCAGCGGCTTCGCCTACGAGTACACGCTGGAGATGGACGGGAGGAGTCTGCAGAAGTTCGTCGACAACAGAGCCAAGACCACCAAAACCTGGCTGCTCCAAGTGGACGGAGAGGACTGCAGGGTCGTTCTGG aaaagGACACAATGGACGTTTGGTGCAACGGACAGAAAATGGACACGATG GGAGAGTTTGTAGACGATGGCACGGAGACACACTTCTCGCTGGGGGCACACGAGTGCTGCATCAAGGCTACGAGCAGTGGGAAGAAAAGGAGTGGCATTGTGCACTATTTACTgctggatggagagaaaattcCAGCTTCTACACAATAG